Genomic segment of Paenibacillus sp. FSL R5-0623:
TGATGGAACATTTCGATACACTGAACACGGTGGGCATTACCAAAGTTGAAGCGCTGGCTCTTGCAGGTGAAAGTGAAGAAACACGTGATTTCAAACCTTCCATTCAAGGCGTGACGGTTGGACTGTCTTCGGGCACGTCAGGGAACCGGGGGATATTTCTGGTGAGTGATCGGGAGCAGGATGCGTGGACGGGTACGGTGCTGGCCAAGTTGCTGCCTGGTGGACTGTGGAAACCTGCGAAGATTGCGTTTTTCCTGCGGGCCAACAGTAATCTGTATGAATCGGTGCAGCGTGGCAAATTGCAGTTTCAGTACTTTGATCTGCTGGAACGTGTGGAGACCTTGGTGAATCGGCTGGAAACCTACCAACCTACTGTATGGGTAGCTCCTCCATCCATGCTGCGTCTGTTGGCGGACGCCTATGTGGCAGGCCACCTGACCGCTGTACCGGATAAAATCATCTCGGTTGCCGAGGTGCTGGACCCCCTGGATCGCAAGGTGCTGGAGCAGGTCTTCGGACAGACTGTTCATCAAGTCTATCAATGTACAGAAGGATTTCTAGGTGCGACCTGTCGCTACGGCACACTGCATTTGAATGAAGACATCGTGCATATTGAAAAAGAGTACATTGATCCAGCCACCCGGCGGTTTGTGCCCATTATTACGGACTTCTCCAGAACATCACAGCCGATTATCCGATATCGGTTGAATGATATTCTGACCGAGTCGGCGCTGCCATGTGCCTGTGGTTCCCCGTTTACTGCCATTGAGCGGATTGAAGGCCGCTGTGATGACACGCTTTATTTTACACAACTACATACGGGTGAGTCGGTACCTGTCTTTCCAGATTTCGTTACCCGCTCGGTCATTGCGGCTTCGCCGGATATTGAACATTATCGTGTGGTGCAGCAAGGGGACGGAACAATGGAAGTATCTCTTCGGCTTGGCGGGAGCGCGGTGCTGGAGCAGGTCGAGACGGATGTACGGGGTGAACTGATGAAGCTGGGAGAGCGGCTTGAATGCACATTACCTGAGATCCGATTTGTACCGTATACGTTTGAACAGGGACTTACGAAGCTGCGTAGGGTGGAGAGACGGCATAATGAAGTGGCGGATTAAGCAGCAGGGGCCGTGCAGTATAGGTAGGAACGGGAAGTAAGTAATTTACCGAGGAAAGAAGGACACACCGTGACAGCAGATGAACACTTAACAGAGGACGGGCAGGGACGCATTAACACGGGTCATGATGCAGTGAAGAAGACAAAGGAGAGAGCGAACACCCCGGTGGCCTTAATTACGGGTACATCCAGTGGTTTTGGTATGCTTACCGCAATCACCCTTGCCAAGCAGGGGTATCGCGTTGTTGCTACAATGCGTGATCTGAGTCGAAGAGAAGAATTGGTGAAACTGGCTGAACAGGCGGGGTTAGCTGAACGTTTGCAATATGTGCAACTGGATGTGACCGATGCTGAATCGGTGCAGGAAGCTGTGGGGTCCGTACTTCTTAATAATGGCCGAATCGACATGCTGGTGAACAATGCAGGATTTGCGGTGGGCGGGTTCATTGAGGAAGTATTGATGGAGGATTGGCGGCGCCAGATGGAAACGAATCTATTTGGATTAATCGCCGTGACACGTGCGGTCCTGCCTGTAATGCGTGAACAGAAGCAGGGGTTGATTATTAACTTGTCCAGCGTAAGTGGGTTGTCCGGTTTTCCGGGGTATGCGCCCTATGCTGCCTCCAAATTCGCTGTGGAGGGATTCACGGAAAGTCTGCGACATGAGATGTCTTCGTTTGGCGTTCGCGTGGTATTGGTAGAACCAGGTGCTTATCGCACGCCGATCTGGAATAAAGGTTTGGGTGAGATTCACAGAAACGAGGACTCTCCATATAAACATAAGCTGGATGCGGTTCTTCGTTATTCCCAACATGCAAGCGAGACAGCGCCTGATCCACAGGAAGTGGCAGATCTGATCGGCCGAATTGCGCGGATACGTGCACCAAGACTTCGATATGCGCTCGGAAAGGGTTCGCGTGTGCTGATCATAGGCAAAGCGGTGCTACCCTGGAAGTGGCTGGAGAGGATTATCGCCCGTGGTTTAAAATAGAGATTAGGCAGTAGCTAAAATTGTACAGTTTTCAGACGGGAGGGGTTAGTCATATTTGAACTCATCGTCATTATTTTACTTCTTGCGATTGTGGGTCTGCTCTTTCATATCAATAGCAAGCTACCAGCGCGTGACCGGGTGAAGGAAGCAATGGAACGGGATCGGAATCAGAAACATAATCAGAATGCTCCAAATTAAAACGCGGAGGTTACCAATGAAAATGGCATTCGTTTTGTTTGATGGACTGACTTTTCTTGATTTTGCAGGGTTTTATGATGTGGTCAATCGGTTGAATTTCTTTGAACCTACCAAAGGAACGACGTGGGAAACTTGTGCAATGACAGATCAGGTCACGGATGAGTCTGGTCTAACGTTGAAGGTGGATCGAGTGAAGCCTGACCTATCGGAATATGATCTCGTGTTTATCCCCGGAGGCATGGGAACGCGCAAGCTTCGATATGACGAGGCCTTTGTAGGTTGGCTGAAACAGGCTGAGTCTGTGCCTTTGAAGGTT
This window contains:
- a CDS encoding DJ-1/PfpI family protein, which encodes MKMAFVLFDGLTFLDFAGFYDVVNRLNFFEPTKGTTWETCAMTDQVTDESGLTLKVDRVKPDLSEYDLVFIPGGMGTRKLRYDEAFVGWLKQAESVPLKVSVCTGSLLLGAAGFLSGKKATTHPRAYNLLEPYVTEVIQKRIVKDGNVITAGGVATSIDLGIYVVGLLAGQEAAANVKLQIDYPYEMQGVVEE
- a CDS encoding F390 synthetase-related protein; this encodes MSNTFRIVVHYALARGLRTWKTREQLERWQERRVIRHVHQVRARSPFYRKWWGDVDASDWRRFRLIDKSIMMEHFDTLNTVGITKVEALALAGESEETRDFKPSIQGVTVGLSSGTSGNRGIFLVSDREQDAWTGTVLAKLLPGGLWKPAKIAFFLRANSNLYESVQRGKLQFQYFDLLERVETLVNRLETYQPTVWVAPPSMLRLLADAYVAGHLTAVPDKIISVAEVLDPLDRKVLEQVFGQTVHQVYQCTEGFLGATCRYGTLHLNEDIVHIEKEYIDPATRRFVPIITDFSRTSQPIIRYRLNDILTESALPCACGSPFTAIERIEGRCDDTLYFTQLHTGESVPVFPDFVTRSVIAASPDIEHYRVVQQGDGTMEVSLRLGGSAVLEQVETDVRGELMKLGERLECTLPEIRFVPYTFEQGLTKLRRVERRHNEVAD
- a CDS encoding SDR family oxidoreductase — translated: MTADEHLTEDGQGRINTGHDAVKKTKERANTPVALITGTSSGFGMLTAITLAKQGYRVVATMRDLSRREELVKLAEQAGLAERLQYVQLDVTDAESVQEAVGSVLLNNGRIDMLVNNAGFAVGGFIEEVLMEDWRRQMETNLFGLIAVTRAVLPVMREQKQGLIINLSSVSGLSGFPGYAPYAASKFAVEGFTESLRHEMSSFGVRVVLVEPGAYRTPIWNKGLGEIHRNEDSPYKHKLDAVLRYSQHASETAPDPQEVADLIGRIARIRAPRLRYALGKGSRVLIIGKAVLPWKWLERIIARGLK